One Haloarcula sp. CBA1127 genomic window carries:
- a CDS encoding lactate utilization protein gives MSQQKSDYADDADIDESLDELASEETIEETVENLEANGFDVIVVDSADDALAELQSLIPAEASVMNGHSTTLEEIGFDEYLSDGDHEWESLPDEIWSIDDDAKRQAARRESQTADYFLGGINGISQTGELVAADRSGSRIGAYPFAASNVVIVSGVNKIVPTLEDALDRLETVAYPLENERAKEAYGVGSAIAKQLILRQELEEGRTTVVLIREHLGY, from the coding sequence ATGTCTCAACAGAAATCAGATTACGCTGACGACGCGGATATCGACGAATCACTGGACGAACTGGCCTCCGAAGAAACCATCGAGGAGACCGTCGAGAACCTAGAGGCAAACGGGTTCGATGTCATCGTCGTTGACTCGGCCGACGATGCGCTCGCGGAACTGCAGTCACTCATCCCGGCAGAAGCGTCTGTGATGAACGGCCACTCGACGACACTCGAAGAGATCGGGTTCGACGAGTACCTGAGTGATGGAGACCACGAGTGGGAGAGTCTTCCCGACGAGATCTGGAGTATCGACGACGACGCAAAGCGCCAGGCTGCCCGCCGAGAGTCACAGACAGCCGACTACTTCCTCGGCGGCATCAACGGCATTTCACAGACCGGCGAACTCGTCGCGGCAGACCGTTCGGGGAGCCGCATCGGTGCGTATCCGTTCGCGGCCAGTAACGTCGTCATCGTCAGTGGCGTGAACAAGATCGTACCGACACTCGAAGACGCGCTCGACCGACTGGAAACCGTCGCCTACCCCCTCGAAAACGAACGCGCGAAGGAGGCCTACGGCGTCGGCTCCGCAATTGCCAAACAGCTCATCCTCCGCCAAGAGCTCGAAGAAGGTCGCACTACCGTTGTCCTCATCCGCGAACACCTCGGCTATTAA
- a CDS encoding bile acid:sodium symporter family protein, with protein MSRAASKYFVVWVILLAGIALVRPGPFVPVLDYVSPLLGLIMLGMGLTLQPTDFRRLIEEPVDIGIGAVTQWLVMPAAAYGLYVLLDLPDAVGIGLILVGAAPGGTASNVMTYLGRGDVALSVAITTLTTLAAPIVMPAWVVFTLGEQINVTFAEMFQSIIQIVIIPVLFGFTIRYLLDRYSPKAAEIGTDVFPVISVAAIVAIVAGVVGANVDNILTAGLLVLVAVIAHNAIGLGSGYGVGRATGMSKDRVRTCAFEVGLQNSGLAVALATTLFEPAAALIPALFSVWHNITGPALASFFSWQDDGQKSVKAVPSDD; from the coding sequence GTGAGTCGGGCCGCAAGCAAGTACTTCGTTGTCTGGGTAATCCTTCTGGCAGGTATTGCTCTCGTCAGGCCGGGCCCGTTCGTCCCAGTTTTGGACTACGTGTCCCCGCTACTCGGGCTGATAATGCTCGGGATGGGGTTGACGCTTCAGCCGACAGACTTTCGCCGACTAATCGAGGAACCGGTGGATATCGGCATCGGCGCTGTCACACAGTGGCTAGTGATGCCTGCCGCCGCGTACGGGCTGTATGTCCTGCTTGACCTTCCGGACGCTGTCGGTATCGGTCTCATTCTGGTCGGTGCCGCTCCCGGTGGAACAGCATCGAACGTGATGACGTATCTCGGTCGGGGCGACGTGGCGCTGTCCGTCGCGATCACGACGCTTACCACCCTTGCAGCGCCGATCGTGATGCCGGCCTGGGTAGTGTTTACCCTCGGCGAGCAGATCAACGTCACCTTCGCGGAGATGTTCCAGAGCATCATTCAGATCGTCATTATTCCAGTGTTGTTCGGGTTCACGATCCGGTATCTGCTGGACCGCTATTCGCCCAAAGCCGCTGAAATCGGTACCGATGTGTTCCCAGTTATCAGTGTCGCCGCCATCGTCGCCATCGTCGCTGGCGTCGTGGGTGCGAACGTGGACAACATTCTCACTGCTGGTCTGCTTGTGCTCGTAGCGGTCATTGCCCACAACGCTATCGGGCTTGGCTCGGGATACGGTGTCGGTCGGGCAACTGGGATGTCAAAAGACCGTGTTCGAACCTGTGCGTTCGAGGTCGGGCTCCAGAACAGCGGGCTGGCCGTTGCGCTGGCAACGACGCTGTTCGAGCCTGCAGCCGCACTCATTCCGGCGCTGTTCAGCGTCTGGCACAACATCACCGGGCCGGCGCTGGCGAGCTTCTTTAGCTGGCAGGACGACGGACAGAAATCCGTCAAGGCCGTGCCGAGCGACGACTGA
- a CDS encoding DUF2270 domain-containing protein, producing MTRVSDKDVDATDSTHREVGEGLLEEDMGPSSAMAHLYRGEIHRMKFWRERLDRTTNWAVLVISAILTWAFSRPDIPHYILLIGTATLAVFLFIEARRYRGYDIWRSRVRTLQANVFAYGLDPAAGVADPDWRKSLSEDYRQPTIKISTEEAIAHRLRRVYLPLFTVLLTAWLVRITVFSPGLWTESAAIGMLPGVVVIGTVGLLYAAAIVIAVRPRTWHAKGELRSEDLRQ from the coding sequence ATGACACGGGTATCAGACAAGGACGTCGACGCGACCGACTCGACACATCGGGAAGTCGGCGAGGGCCTGCTAGAGGAGGATATGGGTCCGAGTTCAGCCATGGCTCATCTTTACCGCGGCGAGATCCATCGGATGAAGTTCTGGCGCGAACGCCTCGACCGGACCACCAACTGGGCAGTGCTGGTAATCTCTGCAATCCTCACGTGGGCCTTCTCGCGGCCGGACATCCCTCATTACATCCTCTTGATCGGAACGGCCACGCTAGCAGTGTTTCTGTTCATCGAGGCCAGGCGATATCGAGGATACGACATCTGGCGAAGCCGAGTCAGAACATTGCAAGCAAACGTCTTCGCCTACGGGCTAGACCCAGCTGCAGGTGTGGCCGACCCGGACTGGCGCAAATCACTGAGTGAGGATTACCGACAGCCGACAATCAAGATCAGCACGGAAGAAGCTATCGCGCACAGACTCCGGCGAGTGTACCTCCCGCTTTTCACCGTCTTGCTAACTGCATGGCTGGTCCGAATCACCGTGTTCAGTCCTGGCCTGTGGACGGAGAGCGCCGCTATCGGAATGCTTCCCGGCGTCGTCGTCATCGGCACTGTCGGACTACTATACGCCGCTGCAATCGTAATCGCTGTCCGCCCCAGAACATGGCACGCAAAAGGAGAGCTTCGGTCTGAGGACCTCCGTCAATAA
- a CDS encoding tyrosine-type recombinase/integrase: MSKIRYSTMDLADCKSFYHETVVPTMETDGLDPTAETPTYTWLNGQFPGFVKHLQRRFDLSPGQFYDEIGVPEVTTTSGSFDFLSDNTQRAIEEYLNELSTRRGRADATIDTRRSILRRYAKVYTNIHDTKDLLAPLESPGERVAEMDRVAATFDALDQLDDALTTLASRRKYVQDTRQFYKHLVMFGNAAYNPLADLEIRFGWDMTPSWDNKALDRDAVQQLYAAATNQRDRFIVVACCGWGLRPSEVASLHIRQLNLDPDDDSHPYIEFGDGERKNGPGTVALLAGLETVERRIEMLGSPEWSGYLLPSPSAATGHLTAETVRRRFKSVAEAADVTVDGATPTPKTGRRFWYTTYGAAVRRVAERFEDVAAEQGSASAQVVLDNYLSESEARSHRRSEMRETLAGLFVE; encoded by the coding sequence ATGAGTAAAATTCGCTACTCAACCATGGACTTGGCCGACTGCAAGTCCTTCTATCACGAAACAGTCGTACCGACGATGGAAACCGACGGCTTGGATCCGACCGCTGAAACCCCCACGTACACCTGGCTGAACGGACAGTTCCCGGGATTCGTAAAGCACCTCCAGCGGCGCTTCGACCTGTCCCCGGGGCAGTTCTATGACGAAATCGGAGTTCCTGAAGTCACGACTACATCAGGGTCATTTGACTTCCTCTCTGACAACACACAGCGAGCCATCGAGGAGTACCTCAATGAGCTTTCGACCCGACGCGGGCGTGCTGACGCGACAATCGACACACGGCGGTCGATTCTACGACGCTACGCGAAAGTATATACCAATATCCACGATACAAAAGATTTGCTTGCACCGCTGGAGAGTCCTGGCGAACGCGTTGCGGAGATGGACCGGGTAGCGGCGACGTTTGACGCGCTGGACCAACTGGACGATGCCCTGACGACGCTTGCGTCACGGCGTAAATACGTTCAGGACACACGGCAGTTCTACAAGCACCTGGTGATGTTCGGAAACGCCGCGTACAATCCACTCGCTGATCTCGAAATCCGGTTTGGATGGGATATGACTCCGTCCTGGGACAACAAAGCACTTGATAGAGACGCTGTCCAGCAGCTGTATGCAGCAGCGACTAATCAACGAGACAGATTTATCGTGGTTGCATGTTGTGGGTGGGGGCTTCGCCCGAGTGAAGTTGCATCACTACATATCCGGCAGCTCAACCTTGATCCGGACGATGATTCCCATCCGTACATAGAGTTCGGTGACGGCGAGCGGAAAAACGGTCCTGGGACCGTGGCTCTACTGGCCGGTCTGGAGACAGTAGAGCGCCGTATAGAGATGCTTGGCAGTCCAGAGTGGAGTGGCTATCTCTTGCCCTCTCCGTCCGCAGCTACTGGCCATCTAACCGCCGAAACAGTCCGACGGCGGTTCAAATCAGTGGCCGAGGCCGCAGATGTCACTGTCGACGGCGCCACACCAACGCCGAAAACTGGCCGTCGATTCTGGTATACTACGTACGGCGCTGCTGTTAGGCGGGTTGCAGAACGGTTTGAAGACGTCGCAGCGGAGCAGGGCTCGGCGTCTGCACAAGTCGTACTCGATAACTACCTCTCCGAGTCTGAAGCCCGGTCTCACCGACGGTCGGAGATGCGCGAGACGCTTGCAGGGCTGTTCGTTGAGTAG
- a CDS encoding ParA family protein, protein MLTYTVYSEAGGVGKTTMAANLAVADARAGHDVLAIDMDPQEGSLSFLFDVADHRTDSEADSLVRHLVERPRGPFADLIETSENVDVLPAHNSLEVLSKHLRRREEEAADFGENWNPNVQLLRVLKDAGVPSEYDTVIIDPPATADVKLYNALHATRNLVIPFEPSGKGQKSVEGLADLVTGLEDTLDINVGVLAAVPNRFKGTNDQEEMLKRLRSESYDIPVVFRERTSLLEGCWRKQCSAFKYIEEHRSRERDYEIETLEQFEELAAHLRQTREQEATA, encoded by the coding sequence ATGCTGACCTACACCGTGTACAGTGAGGCCGGCGGTGTCGGCAAGACAACGATGGCGGCGAACCTCGCCGTCGCCGACGCCCGCGCCGGTCACGACGTACTGGCAATCGATATGGATCCACAGGAGGGGAGCCTCTCGTTCCTGTTTGACGTTGCGGACCACCGGACTGACTCAGAGGCCGATAGCCTAGTTCGGCATCTTGTCGAGCGGCCACGCGGTCCCTTCGCTGACCTCATTGAAACCTCAGAGAATGTCGATGTCCTTCCCGCACACAACTCTCTGGAGGTGCTTTCGAAACATCTGCGGCGTCGTGAGGAGGAAGCGGCGGACTTCGGTGAGAACTGGAACCCGAACGTCCAGCTCTTACGTGTGCTAAAGGACGCAGGTGTTCCGTCTGAGTACGACACTGTCATCATCGACCCACCGGCGACCGCGGACGTGAAACTGTACAATGCGTTGCACGCGACGCGGAACCTGGTTATCCCGTTTGAACCCAGTGGAAAAGGACAAAAGTCCGTCGAGGGCCTCGCAGACCTCGTGACCGGACTTGAAGACACGCTAGATATCAACGTGGGCGTGTTAGCTGCTGTACCGAACCGGTTCAAAGGAACCAACGATCAAGAAGAGATGCTCAAACGGCTCCGTTCGGAGTCATACGATATTCCTGTAGTGTTCCGCGAGCGGACGTCCCTGCTCGAAGGATGCTGGCGCAAACAGTGTTCAGCATTCAAATACATCGAAGAACATCGGAGTCGGGAGCGTGACTACGAAATCGAAACATTGGAGCAGTTCGAGGAATTGGCAGCACACCTCCGACAGACCCGCGAACAGGAGGCAACAGCATGA
- a CDS encoding NAD(P)-binding protein: MFEIASNKRDDMRVSIVGGGFAGLAAAQLAEEVTSDVQLYDKGTYSGDRRGAWGEMVWDYSQLPLERHVPGYVREAETGIFVGSDGKTVINVPNGVILNRGELEKHWAGTLEETDIVEDAEVDEAEFRRLAAESDLLVDATGQFPISSRFTSLSYDVACPTLSGRIEADFSHLYPEPRALAYENYFLWVVPQSPDEATVGLGCRENKSPDELYEDMQQLLAEIDIEPPEREALYSGTDVSNGLRSLSHCSYELNDCTVHIAGDAMGLANRLTGFGMVHAAQSGQAAVRSFVQGESYKRRLLCQNFWTKAITGAVSPIHHTIGLDGIARLAKSDIEYQESFEPQQPADILSAVRTFI, encoded by the coding sequence GTGTTTGAAATAGCTTCCAACAAAAGGGACGATATGAGGGTTTCTATCGTCGGAGGGGGATTCGCCGGGTTGGCGGCAGCCCAACTGGCTGAAGAGGTCACATCGGACGTACAACTCTACGATAAAGGCACATACAGCGGTGACCGAAGGGGCGCCTGGGGGGAAATGGTCTGGGACTATTCACAATTGCCACTGGAGAGGCACGTTCCCGGATACGTCAGGGAAGCTGAAACCGGGATATTTGTCGGTTCCGACGGGAAGACTGTAATAAATGTCCCTAATGGTGTGATACTGAACAGAGGGGAATTAGAGAAACACTGGGCGGGCACGCTCGAAGAGACCGATATTGTAGAGGACGCAGAGGTTGACGAAGCTGAGTTTCGGAGGCTAGCTGCGGAATCAGATCTGCTAGTCGATGCCACCGGGCAATTCCCGATTTCAAGCCGGTTCACGTCCCTGTCGTATGACGTAGCGTGTCCGACGCTGAGCGGGAGGATAGAGGCCGACTTCTCCCATCTGTATCCCGAACCGAGAGCGCTTGCGTACGAGAATTACTTCCTCTGGGTCGTGCCACAATCGCCGGACGAAGCAACTGTCGGACTCGGCTGTCGGGAGAACAAGTCTCCTGACGAACTGTACGAGGATATGCAACAGTTGCTTGCGGAAATCGACATTGAGCCCCCGGAACGTGAGGCCCTGTACAGCGGAACCGACGTTTCAAACGGCTTGCGGAGCCTTTCACACTGCTCGTACGAGCTAAACGACTGCACAGTACATATCGCGGGTGATGCCATGGGACTGGCGAACCGCCTGACGGGCTTTGGAATGGTACACGCGGCACAGTCCGGCCAAGCTGCTGTGAGATCCTTCGTGCAAGGGGAGTCGTATAAACGCAGGTTGTTGTGCCAGAACTTCTGGACGAAAGCTATCACCGGTGCTGTATCCCCCATCCACCATACCATCGGATTGGACGGAATCGCTCGCTTGGCGAAGTCTGATATTGAGTATCAAGAGAGCTTTGAACCGCAGCAGCCTGCAGATATTCTGAGCGCTGTTCGAACCTTCATTTAG
- a CDS encoding DUF4864 domain-containing protein: MPEHEYPVADLPTPSETYSPGDAVALQLDALGTNDDPFENAGIMTAYNFASPANRRSTGPLDRFIAMVQSPQYRPMIDFGEAVRGPVERTENYAEQRVTITGPDGRTVTYEFGLSVQSVGEFRGCWQTDRVVVV; this comes from the coding sequence ATGCCAGAACACGAGTATCCGGTGGCCGACCTTCCGACACCCAGCGAGACATACAGCCCTGGTGACGCTGTTGCCCTCCAGCTCGATGCGCTAGGAACGAACGACGACCCATTTGAAAACGCGGGCATCATGACGGCGTACAATTTCGCCTCCCCAGCCAACCGCCGCTCGACTGGCCCACTTGACCGGTTCATAGCCATGGTCCAGTCACCGCAGTACCGCCCGATGATCGATTTCGGAGAGGCTGTGCGAGGCCCTGTCGAGCGAACCGAGAACTACGCTGAACAGCGGGTGACGATTACGGGGCCGGACGGACGAACAGTCACGTACGAGTTCGGCCTGTCAGTGCAATCCGTCGGCGAGTTTCGAGGCTGCTGGCAGACCGACCGTGTGGTAGTGGTCTGA